In Bdellovibrio sp. GT3, one genomic interval encodes:
- a CDS encoding AbrB/MazE/SpoVT family DNA-binding domain-containing protein gives MSRSSATSKASRKNQTTIPLRVRKALGISKGDTILWTIEGNEVSIKIINRVNIDWNKTSEMSLLEWTPAEEEASQENKSPEEISL, from the coding sequence ATGAGCAGATCATCCGCAACTTCCAAAGCCTCAAGAAAGAATCAAACGACCATTCCTTTGCGCGTGCGCAAGGCCCTGGGCATTTCCAAAGGCGACACTATTTTGTGGACTATCGAAGGCAACGAAGTTTCGATCAAGATCATCAATCGCGTGAATATCGACTGGAACAAAACATCAGAAATGTCTCTGCTGGAGTGGACTCCAGCAGAAGAAGAGGCATCTCAGGAAAATAAATCCCCGGAAGAAATCTCTCTGTAA
- a CDS encoding carboxypeptidase-like regulatory domain-containing protein, producing the protein MELIKVTGRLRDFNGTPLAEGDVRFYDENFETLYSTKTNVDGTFELFLENRTYPSVFICQSYKEKYLEYWHWNFNPQSGSHLDVQIDGLELYGIKAWETSPTYPGLMVFFRPMSLAKFKALGNPPKGKPVLIAPDLSTEDVMVEVDGKPSPVLGINRVKEFVSTDEYLDAYMISTSTAGFKKAKRVVIRILDRHTQEKGMAGVDLAAF; encoded by the coding sequence ATGGAACTTATTAAAGTTACGGGCCGACTTCGGGATTTTAACGGAACTCCTCTTGCTGAGGGTGATGTGCGTTTCTATGATGAAAATTTCGAAACACTTTACTCCACCAAAACCAATGTAGATGGCACTTTTGAATTGTTCCTGGAAAACCGAACTTACCCCTCCGTTTTCATTTGCCAGTCCTACAAGGAAAAATACTTAGAGTATTGGCATTGGAATTTCAATCCACAATCCGGAAGCCATTTGGATGTTCAAATTGATGGCTTGGAGTTGTATGGAATCAAAGCTTGGGAAACATCTCCGACCTATCCTGGCTTGATGGTTTTTTTCAGGCCCATGTCGCTTGCGAAATTTAAAGCCCTGGGAAATCCCCCAAAAGGAAAGCCCGTTCTGATCGCACCCGACCTTTCCACAGAAGATGTCATGGTTGAAGTCGATGGAAAACCCAGCCCGGTACTGGGGATAAATCGAGTTAAAGAATTCGTTTCGACAGATGAGTATTTAGACGCCTATATGATTAGCACCTCGACCGCCGGTTTTAAAAAAGCCAAACGAGTTGTTATTCGCATTTTGGACCGCCACACCCAGGAAAAGGGAATGGCCGGCGTGGATTTAGCCGCGTTTTAA